A stretch of Myxocyprinus asiaticus isolate MX2 ecotype Aquarium Trade chromosome 42, UBuf_Myxa_2, whole genome shotgun sequence DNA encodes these proteins:
- the LOC127433058 gene encoding adenomatous polyposis coli protein-like isoform X2, whose product MERIKEISLDPGSYSGVKLRSKASLQGSSSTHSADSSPSPSPMSSFPRRGVTNGGRDSAGYLEELEKERSLLMAELEKEEKGKDWYYAQLQNLTKRIDSLPLTENFSLQTDMTRRQLEYEARQIRAAMEEQLGTCQDMEKRAQVRVARIQQIEKDMLRIRTRLQTQSADSEIKHEPVAQTEGAHASGDAGSGTAACSQGSSSRVDHDTVSEMSSTGSYSVPRRLTSHLGTKVEMVYSLLSMLGTHDKDDMSRTLLAMSSSQDSCIAMRQSGCLPLLIQLLHGNDKDSVLLGNSRGSKEARARASAALHNIIHSQPDDKRGRREIRVLHLLEQIRAYCETCWEWQESHERGVDQDKNPMPSPVEHQICPAVCVLMKLSFDEEHRHAMNELGGLQAIGELLQVDCEIYGLTNDHYSVTLRRYAGMALTNLTFGDVANKATLCSMKGCMRAMVAQLKSESEDLQQVIASVLRNLSWRADVNSKKILREVGSVRALMECALEVQKESTLKSVLSALWNLSAHCTENKADICTVPGALAFLVSTLTYRSQTNTLAIIESGGGILRNVSSLIATNEDHRQILRENSCLQTLLQHLKSHSLTIVSNACGTLWNLSARNAKDQEALWDMGAVSMLKNLIHSKHKMIAMGSAAALRNLMANRPAKYKDANIMSPGSSLPSLHVRKQKALFEELDAQQLSETFDNIDNLSPKASHKARPRHKQNAYGDYDGVCRSDGYSPNGVSVRSPYMNTPVLSSPSSRDNRGNAESVRAEKDRSLDRERRGFHPDPEPTKRMLQIPTTAAQIAVVMEEVQSMHLSMDDRTAGSTPDPHPVQDDMTRRQTAVHNHQNVYSYSKTDPSGRPCPMPKLEYRASNDSLNSVNSTDGYGKRGQMKPSVDSYSEDDEGKCCVYRKYPADLAHKIHNANHMEDDNGDLDTPINYSLKYSDEQLNSGRQSPSQNERWARPKLLDDEMKRPDQKPPRSQSPGYPLYTEGSSEGEDKLKKYQPRFVQQDMPGFRSRGSNEQINSSSNHGLNKKISQTICTVDDYTVDKPTNYSERYSEEEELDEQTSNYSMKYNEDHHIEQPIDYSLKYPDASSKKPMFSHSKQSSTQSSVKDHLSQDSSSSVASVKNQGRQKQLHPSSAQSRSGPTRAVQKNPTCKAPTINQETLQTYCVEDTPICFSRGSSLSSLSSEEDEMEICKRNANSATNYPSLPISEKESTSSIAPDQSTAESQSSVHYIRIKPPRHQGHLGHGDGSRHHKTVDFSSGAKSPSKSGAQTPKSPPEHYVQETPLMFSRCTSVSSLDSFESHSIASSVQSEPCSGMVSGIISPSDLPDSPGQTMPPSRSKTPPPPPPRSSSVKQKVTVPPHSEKQDFPPRHTVVSAAVRKVQVLPDNDTLLHFATESTPDGFSCASSLSALSLDEPFIQKDIELKLMPPVHEDDHSNEVELENEEIQEPKVQEKPLSTSEAGKDMLDDSDDDDDIEILEACINSAMPTKSSRKPKKQSPTNSSRIPPPVAHKPSQLPVYKLLPTQSRGQQQKHVTLAHGEEMPRVYCVEGTPINFSTATSLSDLTIDSPPNELAGLETSALHAEASGPRRDTLPEGKSAVTNDTSVSSPTQSALAENEGDDILAECINSAMPKGKIHKPFRVQKMSNQAQHPCIPPGSLVQQDLEKKKPTSPVKPMPQSSEYRARMLKRPEALRGMPEAASYPYKNKETKKPEPKVVTIEFADKPANAEERTRPGFAFDSPHHYTPIEGTPYCFSRNDSLSSLDFEDDDLDLSKEKSELRKNKEQRKVPPLKFTIDQPVSTNRVPAFQTAPTKPLHKSGSFPQAPKENTVAVCDEKQKFSIEDTPVCFSRNSSLSSLSDIDQENNNKDCSHKDDETQVEVPRPPASGYAPKAFHVEDTPVCFSRNSSLSSLSIDSEDDLLQECISSAMPKKKKQPQRNKSEEPGIKEDKSMLADGILAEEPDLMLDLTDTHSPISEQALSPDSESFDWKAIQEGANSIVSSLHQAAASLSRQGSSDSDSILSLKSGISIGSPFHLPLNQDDNKPAANKGPRILKPGEKSSLEAKKKEEESAKSLKGGKKVYKSPITGKPRPSLESMSSQHRQAQAPVISRGRTMIHVPGVRSSSPSTSPVPKKPPPRGQMSKPPSQAPGPGNSPRAMKVPASSEPCPARDPQSAQGGSSKASSRSGSRDSTPSRPVQQSLTRPMQSPGHASVSPGRNGLSSFNKLSQMPRTASPTAASAKSSGSGRMAYTSPGRQLSQQTPTKQSGLPRSASGIPRSESASKILNQCGATGPSKKADLSRMSSTKSSGSESDRSEKPGLVRQSTFIKEAPSPTLKRKLEESASFESLSPSSPSQSQTPVSSPSLPDMSLSLPYQGSGWRKSPPSQNTAENSDGKSLRRHDISRSHSESPSRLPINRTGTWKREHSKHSSSLPRVGTWKRTGSSSSILSASSESSEKGRSEDERQPTNPPQKSGGLERKGTWRKMKESEIAPSMTLDLPDLTGDAAHSMGAAMSKTEDVWVRIEDCPINNPRSSKSPTGNTPPVIDLKSIKGLPCDRDSSELHSKQPPANENAALCHLGSETNLNLLRSSESLDKKVTDIKPSSNPNTGTDIHEFPVAERTPFSSSNSSKHSSPSGAVAARVSPFNYTPSPRKSSTDSTTPRPSQIPTPVTSNVKKRDTKGDTTESGSYIVTSV is encoded by the exons ATCAAGCATGAACCGGTGGCCCAAACCGAAGGTGCACATGCGTCTGGGGATGCTGGCAGCGGTACTGCAGCGTGCTCGCAG GGCTCAAGTTCTCGAGTCGATCACGACACAGTCAGTGAGATGAGCAGCACGGGAAGTTATTCTGTCCCACGTCGATTGACTAGTCATCTTGGCACTAAG GTTGAAATGGTGTACTCTCTGCTGTCCATGCTGGGGACTCATGATAAAGACGACATGTCTCGGACGCTCCTGGCCATGTCGAGTTCTCAGGACAGCTGCATTGCCATGCGTCAATCCGGGTGCCTGCCGCTGCTCATCCAGCTTCTCCATGGCAACGACAAGGACTCTGTGTTGCTTGGAAATTCTCGGGGCAGCAAAGAGGCCCGGGCGAGAGCTAGCGCTGCCCTGCATAACATTATCCATTCACAGCCCGATGACAAGCGCGGCCGACGGGAGATCCGGGTGCTCCACCTACTGGAGCAGATCCGGGCATACTGCGAGACTTGCTGGGAGTGGCAGGAGAGTCATGAGCGTGGTGTAGACCAGGATAAGAACCCAA TGCCTTCTCCCGTCGAGCATCAGATTTGCCCAGCAGTTTGTGTTCTCATGAAGTTGTCCTTTGATGAAGAACACAGACATGCAATGAATGAACTTG GTGGACTTCAGGCGATTGGAGAGCTGCTGCAAGTTGACTGTGAGATTTACGGTCTTACTAATGATCACTACAGTGTTACGCTAAGACGATATGCTGGGATGGCTCTTACTAATCTAACTTTTGGAGATGTAGCGAACAAG GCTACGCTTTGTTCCATGAAAGGTTGCATGAGGGCAATGGTGGCTCAGCTAAAGTCAGAGAGTGAGGACCTACAACAG GTAATCGCGAGTGTTTTGAGGAACCTGTCATGGCGAGCTGATGTTAACAGTAAGAAGATCTTACGAGAAGTTGGCAGTGTTAGGGCCCTGATGGAGTGTGCCTTAGAAGTTCAAAAG GAATCCACATTAAAAAGTGTCCTGAGTGCCCTTTGGAACCTATCAGCTCATTGCACTGAAAACAAAGCTGATATCTGTACTGTTCCAGGGGCTTTGGCCTTTTTAGTGAGCACTCTAACATACAGAAGCCAAACCAACACCCTAGCCATAATAGAAAGTGGTGGCGGCATCCTGAGAAACGTGTCAAGCCTCATCGCCACAAATGAGGACCACAG GCAAATATTGAGGGAAAACAGCTGTCTACAGACTCTTCTTCAACACCTTAAATCACACAGTCTGACAATAGTAAGCAATGCCTGTGGAACACTGTGGAACCTCTCTGCTCGCAATGCAAAAGATCAGGAGGCATTATGGGACATGGGTGCGGTTAGCATGCTGAAGAACCTCATTCACTCAAAGCACAAGATGATAGCTATGGGAAGTGCGGCTGCTTTGAGAAACCTCATGGCCAATCGGCCTGCCAAATATAAGGATGCCAACATAATGTCCCCTGGATCCAGTTTGCCTTCCCTCCATGTAAGAAAACAGAAAGCACTATTTGAAGAACTCGATGCACAGCAACTCTCTGAAACCTTTGATAACATTGACAATTTGAGCCCAAAGGCCTCACACAAGGCCAGGCCAAGACACAAGCAAAATGCCTATGGTGACTATGATGGTGTCTGTCGGTCAGACGGTTATAGCCCTAACGGAGTCAGTGTTCGTTCACCTTATATGAACACCCCAGTCCTCTCAAGTCCGTCATCTCGAGACAATAGAGGAAATGCAGAAAGTGTCAGAGCTGAGAAGGACAGAAGTCTAGATCGGGAGCGAAGGGGGTTCCATCCAGATCCGGAACCTACCAAGCGAATGTTGCAGATACCTACAACTGCAGCTCAAATTGCAGTGGTTATGGAGGAAGTGCAAAGCATGCACTTAAGTATGGATGATAGAACTGCAGGATCCACGCCAGACCCTCACCCAGTGCAAGATGACATGACCAGACGTCAGACTGCTGTGCATAATCACCAAAACGTTTACAGCTACAGCAAAACTGACCCGTCAGGCAGACCGTGTCCAATGCCCAAACTGGAGTACAGAGCATCGAATGACAGTCTGAATAGTGTCAACAGCACTGATGGTTATGGTAAAAGGGGTCAAATGAAGCCATCAGTGGACTCATACTCAGAAGATGATGAAGGCAAATGCTGCGTTTATAGGAAATATCCAGCGGACCTTGCCCATAAGATACACAATGCAAATCACATGGAAGATGACAATGGAGATCTGGACACACCTATCAACTACAGTTTGAAGTATTCAGATGAACAACTCAACTCTGGTCGACAAAGCCCTAGCCAGAATGAAAGGTGGGCAAGGCCTAAGCTCCTTGATGATGAAATGAAACGGCCTGATCAGAAACCACCAAGATCCCAAAGCCCAGGATACCCCTTGTACACCGAAGGCAGTAGTGAGGGAGAAGACAAACTGAAAAAGTACCAACCCAGGTTTGTCCAACAGGACATGCCTGGTTTTAGGTCCAGGGGCTCCAATGAACAAATTAACAGTAGCTCCAATCATGGACTTAACAAAAAGATTTCTCAAACCATCTGCACTGTTGATGATTATACAGTTGATAAACCAACAAACTACAGTGAGCGCTATTCAGAGGAAGAAGAGCTCGATGAACAAACTTCAAATTACAGCATGAAATACAATGAGGATCACCACATAGAACAGCCAATTGATTACAGTTTGAAATATCCTGATGCTTCCTCCAAGAAGCCCATGTTTAGTCATTCAAAGCAATCTTCTACCCAGAGCTCTGTCAAAGACCATTTAAGCCAAGATAGTTCCTCCTCTGTGGCATCCGTAAAGAATCAGGGCAGGCAAAAACAGCTTCATCCGTCGTCTGCTCAAAGCAGATCAGGACCAACTAGAGCAGTTCAGAAGAACCCAACCTGCAAGGCTCCTACAATAAATCAAGAAACGTTACAGACATATTGTGTGGAAGACACTCCCATATGTTTCTCACGTGGTAGCTCTTTATCGTCATTGTCCTCAGAAGAAGATGAAATGGAAATCTGCAAGCGTAATGCCAACTCGGCCACTAACTACCCTAGTCTGCCTATATCAGAAAAGGAATCCACTAGTAGCATTGCACCAGACCAAAGCACTGCTGAGAGCCAGTCATCAGTGCATTATATCCGTATAAAACCCCCACGACATCAGGGACACTTGGGGCATGGAGATGGCTCCAGGCATCACAAAACAGTGGATTTTTCATCAGGTGCGAAATCGCCATCAAAAAGTGGTGCCCAAACACCCAAAAGCCCTCCTGAACACTACGTACAAGAGACTCCTCTCATGTTCAGCAGATGTACATCTGTCAGCTCCCTTGACAGTTTTGAGAGTCATTCCATTGCCAGTTCTGTGCAAAGTGAGCCATGCAGTGGGATGGTCAGTGGAATTATAAGCCCAAGTGATTTGCCTGATAGCCCTGGACAAACAATGCCTCCAAGTCGTAGTAAGACACCCCCACCTCCACCACCACGATCCTCATCAGTAAAACAAAAAGTTACAGTGCCACCACACTCTGAAAAACAGGATTTTCCTCCAAGGCATACAGTTGTTAGTGCTGCTGTACGAAAAGTGCAGGTTCTTCCAGATAATGATACTCTTTTACATTTTGCCACAGAAAGCACTCCCGATGGCTTCTCTTGTGCTTCAAGCCTTAGTGCACTTAGTTTAGATGAACCCTTTATTCAGAAAGATATTGAGCTAAAGCTAATGCCGCCAGTTCATGAAGATGACCATAGTAATGAGGTGGAGCTTGAGAATGAAGAAATTCAAGAGCCCAAAGTTCAGGAGAAACCACTATCAACATCTGAAGCTGGAAAGGACATGTTAGATGACTCGGATGACGATGATGACATAGAGATTCTAGAGGCTTGCATTAACTCTGCAATGCCAACAAAATCATCACGAAAACCCAAAAAGCAATCGCCTACAAACAGCTCAAGGATACCCCCACCTGTGGCTCATAAACCAAGTCAGCTCCCTGTTTATAAATTGTTGCCCACTCAAAGTAGAGGACAACAGCAGAAGCATGTGACTCTAGCTCACGGTGAGGAAATGCCACGGGTATACTGTGTTGAGGGAACACCAATTAACTTTTCCACAGCAACATCTCTCAGTGACCTCACTATTGATTCACCCCCAAATGAGTTGGCAGGTCTTGAAACATCAGCTCTCCATGCAGAAGCATCTGGTCCAAGACGAGACACACTACCAGAGGGGAAAAGTGCAGTGACTAATGATACCAGTGTATCATCTCCCACACAATCTGCTCTGGCTGAGAATGAAGGGGATGATATTCTGGCAGAGTGCATAAATTCTGCGATGCCCAAAGGCAAAATTCACAAGCCATTCAGAGTGCAGAAAATGTCTAATCAGGCTCAGCATCCATGTATTCCCCCTGGCAGTCTAGTTCAGCAAGACTTGGAAAAGAAAAAGCCAACTTCTCCTGTAAAACCCATGCCACAAAGCAGTGAGTACAGAGCAAGGATGCTCAAAAGGCCAGAGGCGCTTCGTGGCATGCCAGAAGCGGCATCATATCcatataaaaacaaagaaaccaaaAAGCCAGAGCCCAAAGTAGTCACAATAGAGTTTGCAGATAAGCCTGCTAATGCTGAGGAGAGAACACGTCCTGGGTTTGCCTTTGACTCTCCGCATCATTACACACCAATTGAGGGAACACCTTATTGTTTCTCTCGCAATGATTCACTAAGTTCACTTGACTTTGAGGATGATGATCTGGACTTGTCCAAGGAAAAGTCTGAGCTGCGAAAAAATAAAGAGCAAAGAAAAGTTCCACCTTTGAAGTTCACTATAGATCAGCCAGTAAGCACCAACAGGGTACCAGCATTTCAGACAGCGCCAACAAAACCTCTTCATAAATCTGGAAGTTTTCCACAAGCACCTAAAGAAAATACAGTAGCAGTGTGCGATGAAAAACAAAAGTTTTCAATTGAAGACACACCAGTATGtttctcaagaaactcatcaCTTAGTTCACTTAGTGACATTGaccaagaaaacaacaacaaagactGCTCACACAAAGATGATGAAACCCAGGTCGAAGTACCAAGGCCACCAGCCTCTGGTTATGCACCAAAAGCATTTCATGTGGAAGACACCCCTGTGTGTTTCTCTAGAAATAGTTCTCTTAGCTCTCTCAGTATTGATTCAGAAGATGACCTTCTACAAGAATGCATCAGTTCTGCAATgccaaagaaaaagaaacaaccaCAGAGAAATAAGTCTGAGGAACCAGGGATTAAGGAAGACAAAAGCATGTTGGCTGATGGCATTTTAGCAGAGGAACCAGATCTTATGTTAGATCTAACAGACACTCACAGTCCTATTTCAGAGCAAGCCTTATCACCAGACTCTGAATCATTTGATTGGAAAGCCATTCAAGAGGGTGCTAATTCTATTGTGAGCAGTCTTCATCAAGCTGCAGCCAGTCTTTCCAGACAAGGTTCCTCTGATTCAGACTCTATACTCTCTCTAAAATCTGGCATCTCCATTGGGTCACCTTTCCATCTTCCATTAAATCAAGATGACAATAAGCCTGCTGCAAACAAAGGGCCAAGAATACTAAAACCTGGTGAAAAAAGCAGTTTAGAGGCAAAAAAGAAAGAGGAGGAATCAGCCAAGAGCCTGAAAGGAGGAAAAAAAGTGTACAAAAGCCCGATCACAGGAAAGCCCCGACCAAGTCTTGAAAGCATGTCCTCTCAGCACAGGCAAGCTCAAGCGCCCGTGATCTCTAGAGGCAGGACAATGATTCATGTTCCTGGTGTGAGAAGCAGCTCTCCTAGCACCAGTCCAGTTCCTAAAAAGCCCCCTCCACGTGGCCAGATGTCAAAACCACCTTCCCAAGCACCAGGTCCTGGAAACTCTCCAAGAGCCATGAAAGTACCAGCAAGTTCTGAACCTTGTCCTGCCAGGGATCCTCAATCTGCTCAGGGAGGGTCAAGTAAAGCTTCGTCTCGATCAGGGTCCAGAGACTCCACTCCTTCTAGACCAGTTCAGCAATCTCTAACAAGGCCCATGCAGTCTCCTGGCCATGCCTCTGTCTCACCGGGTAGGAACGGTCTTAGCTCCTTTAATAAATTATCTCAAATGCCTCGTACTGCCTCTCCCACTGCTGCTTCAGCAAAGTCATCAGGATCTGGCCGCATGGCTTACACTTCTCCAGGAAGGCAACTGAGCCAGCAAACGCCAACAAAGCAGAGTGGTTTACCAAGAAGTGCTAGTGGAATTCCTAGAAGTGAATCTGCCTCAAAAATTCTAAATCAGTGTGGAGCCACAGGCCCTTCAAAAAAGGCGGATTTGTCCAGAATGTCATCCACAAAGTCAAGTGGAAGTGAGTCTGACCGGTCTGAGAAACCTGGACTTGTTCGTCAGTCAACATTTATCAAAGAAGCCCCTAGCCCAACACTAAAAAGGAAATTAGAAGAGTCTGCCTCCTTTGAGTCCTTGTCTCCTTCCTCTCCAAGCCAATCACAGACACCAGTATCTAGTCCATCCTTACCAGATATGTCACTTAGTCTGCCCTACCAGGGAAGCGGATGGAGAAAGTCCCCCCCCAGTCAAAACACTGCCGAGAACAGTGATGGCAAGTCACTCCGAAGACATGACATCTCCCGATCCCATTCAGAAAGTCCATCCAGGCTCCCAATCAACAGGACAGGGACATGGAAAAGGGAGCACAGCAAACATTCATCTTCTCTCCCAAGAGTTGGCACTTGGAAAAGAACTGGCAGCAGCTCTTCCATTCTCTCTGCCTCTTCTGAGTCCAGTGAAAAGGGCAGAAGTGAGGATGAGCGGCAACCCACTAATCCACCTCAAAAATCGGGGGGCCTTGAACGGAAAGGAACATGGAGGAAAATGAAGGAGAGTGAAATTGCACCTTCTATGACATTAGACTTACCAGATCTAACTGGTGATGCTGCTCATTCAATGGGTGCTGCTATGTCCAAGACGGAAGACGTCTGGGTGAGAATTGAAGACTGTCCCATAAACAATCCAAGGTCTAGTAAATCACCCACAGGAAACACACCTCCTGTTATTGACTTAAAGTCAATCAAAGGGCTTCCTTGTGACAGGGACTCAAGTGAATTACACTCAAAACAGCCACCAGCAAATGAGAATGCAGCTCTGTGTCATCTGGGCTCAGAAACTAATCTGAATTTGCTCAGGAGTAGTGAGTCTCTTGATAAAAAAGTCACTGACATCAAGCCTTCAAGTAACCCAAACACTGGCACAGACATACATGAATTTCCAGTTGCTGAACGCACTCCATTTAGCTCAAGCAATTCTAGCAAACACAGCTCCCCTAGTGGTGCCGTGGCCGCTAGGGTAAGTCCTTTCAATTACACGCCAAGCCCTAGAAAGAGCAGTACCGACAGCACAACACCTAGACCATCTCAAATCCCAACACCTGTTACAAGCAACGTAAAAAAGAGAGACACTAAAGGAGACACGACCGAAAGTGGATCCTACATTGTCACCTCTGTGTAA